From the Butyrivibrio fibrisolvens genome, one window contains:
- a CDS encoding glycosyltransferase family 2 protein: protein MSKPILWIVIPCYNEENVLPITSPLFLQQLEKMIGEEKISDKSRILFVNDGSKDKTWDIITELADSNEHFIGISQSRNRGHQNAVLAGLMEARNVCDITISIDCDGQDDISAMDKMVDAYLNGAEVVYGVRSKRDTDTFFKKFTAESFYKLLNWMGAEVVYNHSDYRLISSRVLEEFADFHEVNIYLRGMVPLVGFKSAIVYYERHERMAGESHYPLSKMLHLAFDGITSLSVKPISIITGLGTIVSLIGIIGIIWAFIVAITGKGQPGWASTICIVCFLGGIQLISIGVIGTYIGKIYMESKHRPRYIISEKTWEPYERHYKG, encoded by the coding sequence TTGTAATTCCATGCTATAACGAAGAAAACGTCCTCCCTATCACGTCTCCGCTTTTTTTACAGCAGCTAGAGAAGATGATAGGAGAAGAGAAGATATCTGATAAGAGCCGTATATTATTTGTAAATGACGGATCCAAAGATAAAACCTGGGATATCATCACAGAACTTGCTGATAGCAATGAGCATTTTATAGGAATATCTCAGAGCAGAAACCGTGGCCATCAGAATGCTGTCCTTGCCGGCCTTATGGAGGCTAGAAATGTTTGTGATATCACGATATCTATAGACTGCGATGGTCAGGATGACATAAGCGCCATGGACAAGATGGTAGATGCATATCTTAATGGAGCTGAGGTTGTATATGGCGTCAGATCCAAGAGAGATACAGATACTTTCTTTAAGAAATTCACAGCAGAGTCTTTTTATAAACTGCTTAACTGGATGGGAGCAGAAGTTGTCTACAACCATTCTGACTACAGACTTATCTCCTCGAGAGTTCTTGAAGAGTTTGCTGACTTCCACGAAGTTAATATCTATCTAAGAGGTATGGTTCCACTTGTTGGCTTTAAGTCTGCGATAGTATATTACGAGCGTCACGAGCGTATGGCTGGTGAGAGTCACTATCCCCTTAGCAAGATGCTCCACCTCGCATTTGATGGCATTACATCGCTCTCTGTAAAGCCTATATCCATTATTACAGGCCTTGGAACCATCGTAAGTCTTATAGGTATCATAGGAATCATATGGGCCTTCATAGTAGCTATCACAGGTAAGGGGCAGCCGGGATGGGCATCTACTATTTGTATAGTTTGTTTCCTTGGAGGTATACAGCTGATATCAATAGGTGTCATCGGAACCTATATCGGTAAGATATATATGGAGAGCAAGCACAGGCCGAGATACATTATCAGTGAAAAGACCTGGGAGCCTTATGAAAGGCATTATAAAGGATAG
- a CDS encoding TOTE conflict system archaeo-eukaryotic primase domain-containing protein — MNESQYLSKIAALEIEIDYLHGLLDAACIPYKREAKDIEDLSPDKNILFDPDQGARIKPLEITKQRIRFYRNLFNGRSDVYSLRSGKPNKKTGKYDYYTQCWNFWKDGVCPRKNGAKITCGECSNQNYKGLIDENVYNHMMGKKSDASDVLGIYPLLPDETINFLVFDFDCHDENICGDDGANPDAEWMQEVNAFRQICEDNDIPILVERSRSGNGAHIWMFFERPILASTARRFGSALLTKGAESVNMKSFTYYDRMLPAQDHIPINSKTGKPGLGNLIALPLQGLALKSGNSAFIDKNWNAYPDQWECLKNVKRISSEYIDDKIKEWSKEGVLGVLCDDFDVDDNDDSQPKPWEKKQLFFHKEDAPSKVEIIVSNRIYINTKNIGKRMQNAIRRMAAFSNSEFYKKSRMGFSTKGIPRIIYCGQDEGRYICIPRGLLDSLIEKLNDADISFSVTDDRCEGTPLDVTFKGELYEEQMRAASAILEHDNGVLGATTSFGKTVVGAYMIAQRKTNTLILVHNTEIQKNWIEDLEKFLDIRAELPEYKTKTGRVKKRKSLIGKLYAGHNSMTGIVDVAIFSSLGKGDDIDPIIENYGMLIMDECHHGAAQTVEDVIGAAKSRYIYGLTATPKREDGLEKKVFMQFGPVRFRYTAKERAEKQGIAHYVYPRFTRLISATDLKITEANRAVVESEVRNEQIIADVESCIQNGRTPLVLTKYKEHAQILFEKLQEKADHVYLLQGGGSRKEKDLMRTQMKSAPENESVILIAIDKYVGEGFNFPRLDTMMLAMPAAAEGNIEQFAGRLHRDYKGKTEVIIYDYVDSHIRVLEKMYHKRLRTYKKIGYEICNNIILEKQSAGSIFDMNTYETVYEKDLMEANKEIIISSPGLNQSKVNSFIRLVKQRQESGVKITIVTLDPEGYPEEKIEDTRQLVHLLRDNAINVHLKEYMHEHFAIIDDEIIWYGSMNLLSRAKADDNLMRVKSRETAVELMEITFR, encoded by the coding sequence ATGAATGAATCTCAGTACCTATCCAAGATAGCAGCACTTGAAATAGAAATTGACTACTTGCATGGCCTCCTCGATGCCGCATGTATACCTTATAAGCGTGAAGCCAAAGATATAGAAGATCTTTCTCCTGACAAGAATATTTTATTTGATCCAGATCAAGGTGCCAGAATCAAGCCTTTAGAAATCACTAAGCAGCGTATCCGATTCTATCGTAATCTCTTTAATGGGCGAAGCGATGTGTACAGCCTTCGCTCAGGTAAGCCCAATAAGAAAACAGGAAAATACGATTACTATACCCAGTGCTGGAATTTCTGGAAGGATGGAGTATGTCCTAGGAAGAATGGCGCAAAGATAACCTGCGGAGAGTGTAGTAATCAGAATTATAAAGGGCTAATTGATGAAAATGTTTATAATCATATGATGGGAAAAAAGTCAGATGCCTCGGATGTACTTGGAATATATCCGTTACTACCTGATGAAACCATAAATTTTCTGGTATTCGATTTCGACTGCCATGATGAAAATATCTGTGGCGATGACGGTGCAAACCCTGATGCTGAATGGATGCAAGAAGTGAATGCATTTAGACAGATATGTGAAGATAATGATATTCCAATACTAGTTGAACGCTCTAGATCAGGCAATGGCGCTCATATTTGGATGTTCTTTGAAAGACCGATCCTGGCAAGCACTGCAAGAAGATTCGGATCAGCTTTACTTACCAAGGGAGCAGAATCTGTCAATATGAAGAGTTTTACCTATTATGACAGAATGCTTCCTGCTCAGGATCATATTCCCATTAATTCAAAAACAGGTAAGCCCGGACTTGGTAATCTTATAGCTCTTCCACTGCAAGGTCTTGCTTTGAAATCCGGCAACAGCGCATTTATAGACAAGAATTGGAATGCATATCCTGATCAGTGGGAGTGTCTTAAAAATGTCAAAAGAATATCTTCTGAATATATCGATGATAAGATCAAAGAATGGAGCAAGGAAGGCGTACTAGGCGTATTATGCGATGACTTTGATGTAGATGATAATGATGATTCTCAGCCAAAACCGTGGGAAAAGAAACAACTCTTTTTCCACAAAGAAGATGCACCATCTAAGGTTGAGATCATAGTATCGAATAGAATATACATCAATACTAAAAATATAGGCAAAAGGATGCAGAATGCTATAAGACGTATGGCTGCATTTAGTAATTCGGAGTTTTATAAAAAATCACGTATGGGATTTTCGACAAAAGGGATCCCGAGAATCATCTATTGTGGTCAGGATGAAGGCAGATATATATGTATTCCAAGAGGACTTCTGGATTCGTTGATAGAAAAGCTTAATGATGCAGATATATCTTTTTCTGTAACGGATGATAGGTGTGAGGGAACACCATTAGATGTCACTTTTAAAGGCGAACTCTATGAAGAGCAGATGAGAGCTGCTAGTGCCATACTTGAACATGATAACGGAGTCCTGGGCGCAACTACATCTTTTGGAAAAACGGTTGTAGGTGCATATATGATCGCCCAAAGGAAAACTAACACGTTAATACTTGTCCATAATACAGAAATACAAAAAAACTGGATTGAAGATTTAGAAAAATTCTTGGATATAAGAGCTGAACTTCCGGAATATAAGACAAAAACAGGAAGAGTTAAAAAAAGAAAAAGTCTGATAGGTAAGTTATATGCAGGGCATAATTCAATGACAGGAATTGTTGATGTTGCAATATTTTCGTCTCTTGGCAAGGGTGATGATATTGATCCGATCATTGAAAACTATGGAATGTTGATCATGGATGAGTGTCATCATGGAGCTGCACAGACTGTCGAAGATGTAATAGGAGCTGCGAAATCAAGATACATCTATGGACTAACAGCAACACCTAAGAGGGAAGATGGTCTTGAAAAGAAAGTATTCATGCAATTTGGCCCTGTCAGATTCAGATATACGGCTAAGGAAAGGGCAGAGAAACAAGGTATTGCTCACTATGTATATCCTCGCTTTACAAGACTTATTAGTGCTACTGATCTAAAGATTACAGAAGCTAATAGAGCGGTCGTTGAATCAGAGGTAAGAAATGAACAGATCATCGCTGATGTGGAAAGTTGCATTCAAAATGGAAGAACTCCGCTTGTTTTAACTAAGTACAAAGAACATGCGCAGATTTTGTTTGAGAAGCTGCAAGAAAAAGCGGATCATGTGTATCTGCTGCAAGGTGGCGGCAGCAGAAAAGAAAAAGATTTGATGAGAACACAGATGAAATCAGCACCGGAGAATGAATCTGTTATTCTTATTGCTATTGATAAGTATGTTGGCGAAGGCTTTAACTTTCCAAGACTTGATACTATGATGCTTGCTATGCCGGCAGCAGCTGAAGGCAATATAGAGCAGTTTGCCGGGAGATTGCATCGAGATTATAAAGGCAAAACAGAAGTAATCATTTATGATTACGTAGATTCTCATATTCGTGTTCTTGAAAAAATGTACCACAAGCGTCTTAGAACGTATAAAAAGATTGGGTACGAAATATGCAACAATATTATTTTGGAAAAACAAAGCGCAGGCTCTATTTTTGATATGAATACTTATGAGACAGTATATGAAAAGGATCTGATGGAGGCAAATAAAGAAATTATCATTTCAAGCCCAGGATTAAATCAGTCAAAAGTAAATTCTTTTATAAGATTGGTGAAGCAAAGACAGGAAAGTGGCGTTAAGATTACAATAGTCACGCTTGATCCGGAAGGATATCCGGAGGAGAAGATTGAAGATACAAGACAGCTTGTACATCTGCTACGGGATAATGCTATAAATGTGCATCTTAAAGAATATATGCATGAACACTTCGCTATCATCGATGATGAGATCATATGGTATGGAAGTATGAATCTGCTATCGAGAGCCAAAGCAGATGATAATCTCATGAGAGTAAAGAGCAGAGAAACTGCTGTAGAACTAATGGAGATCACTTTTAGATGA